One part of the Epinephelus fuscoguttatus linkage group LG12, E.fuscoguttatus.final_Chr_v1 genome encodes these proteins:
- the shroom1 gene encoding protein Shroom1 isoform X1 — MDSYSFHFERMSNVDLHPLSLPVSRLSPAKSNSSIADQLAHHQHGKGDSAYSSFSGGSTAPDYPSPFLPDDLQSSSFSHYADLKYVKSIYHPTQVLQSDSKTMDQLYRSVEAISKQYRNNTSTNGNHHNHNGNNSFHTNNNKALSKQEVPLGAPSQGAYPPARPPPVPARLDSFIATKNLENSRVHHQGTEFKPQQPQPQQQPRPNNRLHPQLQSSNAPKPETAKPETGKSNLNSDLVYSVWRGSQQQQPQAQQPPSYRPHLQNHDQTRALLNPEYLFITDNKAVSEQQKSTNILSRSPPRGTNQPEHLKPRQLSSSGGCNGDHHNKPSGSSGHFEGQRKRAHSANDWLGPEPARAASPWNAGQSFINSSIQHKGQFYFVTGVCKPSESGMRTHSASVCGSEAGSESSTVLETHRLREKERCHSTMDNLFKPSAVTPDESEAFTSQSKDLSPRIQDQENHRLSFISTLSSRSFDALEEIDMLQNRDIGRHTANNPIFYCGPDRNCPPHSIKQTKEVTSLINDDQPNHHKREEQVKRGKRQPLGDVASERINKETTPLLYHLTGASRAVLQPKKDAGFSIKGKETILNKAGHGDVAVNDKERPPKSDTGKNDRGEVISVACNTLDDSFKKYYKEKLKDAQSKVLRETSFKRRDLQLSLPHRIRPKPELRPAVFHTFTPSQDSETSTDTLTPSVASEETERGSIKDEVRESQEEMDKETEKENGKPPNVAQPQVARIGGRKRLTQEQKKMCYSEPEKLNQIGNAPIHSSCRSFGNESDSLFAAECEGEERVQQGEQGLVASRRKMFETRGRALSAPSTSKTNLKHLQHKALMEYMERKTGQKVAEPQQPAPQLPAPSRQRHSLGEKPFDWGPRPLSGNNEGKNTRKKLHRPHSAGRILDSSSSSIRYAQFFSAQSCSGQYAGQSNQPRWRESQGPSQVKSASVESLLDQPEPPNFFRSRSTSTPHAFQALDYEEDPLPVNTIETQSPQMNATEESSIKPAPEGQQRVRVVTQRGKSMEELGSSKLTRPSALSKSSEQLDQLWRDSPGPGGPDRDKRSVSFLAEVRGSQGQDRGRKKQNVTEQAGKEPEIVGQRNTQGQTQNQTQKTPLRQNSEPGEDATLGTRSSSRSTSPASCSSSRARVHSGSHGPVADESRSSRPPSETSSDPSSPTCVETSEREIKSTSSTPTQTKLSCENRPSSSRIRTSPSTTGSEREQLVDEPSNDAPQPDSNHEVSLSCGVTTDPSLWILPPEEEIKEEVQTLPLTDSVFDDESTSPAPPVQTSEASMSPCTSVSDADISQQVEEQEKPKTEDEKLGENQEMEERGTPEGETESLERPAERPQWEELVEAVVRADQSLARVLYPLANRKTALMLMEQLLSEDTLLMEEHYKKKQEQKGATESTETGEKAESSPCPPAPDSLKPQCADSQSKADITEKKCLLVTYIEERLHSLEEMRGALQTEIQDNVAHGEALEALVREHCLPVELERYNLFIGDLERVVNLLLCLSARLARVQNALSTVDQHTDAEEKQSLDSRHRLLCKQREDAKDLKDNLDRRENLVSTFLSRQLSAEQLQDYRRFVQTKASLLIRQKDLEEKQRLGEEQLEVLSNSLNL, encoded by the exons ATGGATTCCTACAGCTTCCACTTTGAGAGAATGAGCAACGTGGACCTGCATCCTCTGAGCCTCCCTGTCAGCCGGCTCTCCCCAGCCAAGTCCAACAGCAGCATCGCCGACCAACTCGCCCACCATCAACACGGCAAAGGAGACTCTGCCTACAGCTCCTTCTCTGGTGGGTCCACCGCCCCAGATTAcccctctccctttctcccagACGACCTGCAATCCAGCTCCTTCAGCCACTATGCTGATCTTAAGTATGtaaagtccatttaccatccaACACAGGTTCTGCAGTCTGACTCAAAGACCATGGACCAGCTCTATCGCTCTGTGGAAGCTATCTCAAAGCAGTATCGCAACAATACCAGCACCAATGGCAACCACCACAACCACAATGGAAACAACAGTTTTCATactaacaacaacaaagcactCTCTAAACAAGAGGTGCCTTTGGGGGCACCATCCCAAGGTGCTTACCCTCCTGCCCGTCCTCCTCCAGTCCCAGCACGCCTGGATAGTTTCATAGCCACAAAAAACTTGGAAAACAGTAgggtgcaccatcaaggcacTGAGTTTAAACCTCAGCAGCCACAACCTCAGCAACAGCCCAGACCCAACAATCGACTCCATCCACAGCTTCAAAGTTCGAATGCCCCAAAACCTGAGACGGCTAAACCAGAAACAGGAAAATCGAACCTCAATTCTGACCTAGTGTACTCAGTTTGGAGAGGCTCTCAACAGCAACAGCCACAGGCCCAGCAGCCACCAAGCTACCGCCCCCACCTCCAGAACCATGATCAGACCAGGGCGCTGCTGAATCCAGAATACCTTTTCATCACAGATAACAAAGCTGTCTCTGAACAGCAGAAGTCAACAAACATCCTAAGCCGATCACCACCCCGAGGCACAAACCAGCCTGAGCACCTGAAACCCAGACAGCTCTCCAGCAGTGGTGGGTGTAATGGAGACCATCACAACAAGCCTAGTGGTAGCAGTGGTCATTTTGAGGGTCAGCGCAAAAGGGCTCACTCAGCTAATGATTGGCTTGGTCCAGAGCCAGCCAGAGCTGCCAGTCCCTGGAATGCTGGTCAGAGTTTTATCAACAGCAGCATCCAGCATAAGGGTCAGTTCTACTTTGTCACGGGAGTGTGTAAGCCGTCTGAATCTGGCATGCGGACACactctgcatctgtgtgtgggTCTGAGGCAGGAAGTGAGAGCTCCACTGTGTTGGAGACACATCGGctaagagaaaaagaaagatgcCACAGCACAATGGATAATTTGTTCAAACCCAGTGCTGTGACTCCAGATGAGAGTGAGGCTTTCACTTCCCAGAGCAAGGATTTGTCCCCCAGAATCCAGGATCAGGAGAATCACAGACTATCCTTCATCTCAACGCTGTCCTCTCGAAGCTTTGATGCTTTGGAGGAAATTGACATGCTGCAGAATCGAGATATTGGCCGCCACACTGCCAACAACCCTATATTCTACTGTGGACCTGATAGAAACTGCCCACCACattcaatcaaacaaacaaaggaggTCACCTCTCTGATAAACGATGACCAGCCCAACCACCacaagagagaggagcaggtgAAGAGAGGGAAACGGCAGCCCTTGGGGGATGTAGCCAGTGAGAGGATAAACAAAGAAACAACCCCACTTCTGTACCATCTCACCGGAGCCAGCAGGGCAGTGTTGCAACCTAAAAAAGATGCTGGTTTCAGTATAAAAGGCAAGGAAACAATCCTAAACAAAGCAGGTCATGGAGACGTGGCTGTTAACGATAAGGAAAGACCTCCAAAAAGTGACACAGGCAAGAACGATAGAGGTGAAGTTATCTCTGTTGCCTGTAACACCCTGGATGACTCATTTAAAAAGTACTACAAAGAGAAGCTGAAGGATGCCCAGTCGAAAGTCCTAAGGGAGACGTCATTTAAAAGGAGGGACCTGCAGCTGTCATTGCCGCACCGTATCAGACCAAAACCTGAGCTGAGACCTGCAGTGTTTCACACTTTCACCCCATCACAGGACTCTGAGACTTCCACAGATACACTCACTCCCTCTGTGGCctctgaggagacagagagggggagcaTCAAAGACGAAGTCAGGGAGAGTCAGGAGGAGATGGACAAAGAGACTGAGAAGGAAAACGGGAAACCCCCGAATGTGGCCCAGCCCCAGGTAGCACGCATAGGAGGCAGGAAGCGATTGACTCAAGAGCAGAAGAAGATGTGTTACTCTGAACCAGAGAAGCTTAACCAGATCGGCAATGCCCCCATCCACTCTTCATGCCGCTCCTTTGGCAATGAAAGTGACAGCCTGTTTGCAGCTGAATGCGAAGGAGAGGAACGCGTGCAGCAAGGAGAACAAGGACTGGTTGCATCACGGAGGAAGATGTTTGAGACAAGAGGTAGAGCCCTTTCAGCTCCTAGCACCTCAAAGACGAACCTTAAACATCTGCAACACAAGGCCCTGATGGAGTACATGGAGCGTAAGACGGGACAGAAAGTGGCTGAGCCTCAGCAGCCGGCACCGCAGTTACCAGCTCCATCCAGACAGAGGCATTCTCTGGGGGAGAAACCCTTCGACTGGGGTCCAAGGCCTCTATCAGGAAACAATGAAGGCAAAAACACCAGGAAGAAACTTCACAGACCCCACTCTGCAGGCCGCATCCTCgattcctcctccagctccatcAG GTATGCCCAGTTCTTCTCAGCTCAGTCTTGTTCAGGCCAATATGCTGGCCAGTCGAATCAACCCAGATGGAGGGAGAGCCAGGGTCCATCTCAGGTGAAATCTGCATCAGTGGAGAGCCTGTTGGACCAACCAGAACCACCTAATTTCTTCAGGAGCAGATCCACATCCACACCACATGCGTTTCAG GCACTTGACTACGAGGAGGATCCATTACCAGTTAATACTATAGAAACCCAGAG TCCCCAGATGAATGCCACTGAGGAGTCCTCAATAAAGCCGGCTCCTGAGGGCCAGCAGCGTGTCCGTGTGGTCACACAGAGGGGAAAGTCCATGGAAGAGCTTGGGTCATCAAAGTTAACAAGACCATCGGCCCTGAGTAAAAGTTCTGAGCAGCTGGATCAACTGTGGAGGGATTCTCCTGGACCAGGAGGGCCAGACAGAGACAAGAGGAGTGTTTCATTTTTGGCCGAAGTCAGGGGATCCCAGGGGCAGGACCGAGGGAGGAAGAAGCAAAATGTAACTGAGCAAGCAGGAAAAGAACCAGAGATTGTTGGTCAGAGGAACACTCAGGGACAGACGCAAAACCAAACCCAGAAAACACCTTTGAGGCAGAACTCAGAACCAGGAGAGGATGCAACATTAGGAACAAGGAGCTCAAGTAGATCCACTTCTCCggcctcctgctcctcttcgCGGGCCAGGGTTCACTCTGGATCTCACGGCCCAGTCGCAGATGAGTCCAGGTCCAGTAGACCGCCCAGTGAGACTTCATCTGACCCATCATCCCCCACATGTGTTGAGACCAGTGAGAGGGAGATCAAATCCACCTCGTCCACCCCGACACAGACAAAGCTGTCTTGTGAAAACAGGCCTAGCTCCAG CAGAATCAGGACTTCTCCGTCCACGACTGGATCAGAGAGAGAGCAGTTGGTGGATGAACCAAGCAATGACGCCCCACAGCCTGATTCAAACCATGAAGTGTCTCTGAGCTGCGGCGTCACCACAGATCCATCGCTGTGGATTCTCCCTCCAGAGGAAGAGATCAAAGAGGAAGTCCAGACTCTGCCTCTGACAGACAGTGTTTTTGACGACGAGTCCACCAGCCCGGCCCCTCCAGTGCAGACAAGTGAAGCCTCTATGTCTCCCTGCACCTCCGTCTCTGACGCAGACATCAGTCAGCAGGTGGAGGAGCAGGAAAAGCCTAAAACGGAAGATGAGAAGTTGGGAGAAAAccaggagatggaggagaggggaacaccagagggagagacagagagcctgGAGAGGCCCGCTGAGAGACCTCAGTGGGAGGAGCTGGTAGAGGCGGTGGTCAGGGCTGACCAGTCACTGGCCAGAGTGCTGTACCCGCTGGCCAATCGTAAGACGGCGCTGatgctgatggagcagctgctgTCTGAGGACACGCTGTTGATGGAGGAGCACtacaagaagaaacaggagcagaAAGGAGCTACAGAAAG CACTGAAACGGGGGAAAAGGCTGAATCATCTCCTtgtcctcctgctcctgacAGCCTTAAACCTCAGTGTGCAGACTCCCAGAGCAAAGCTGACATCACTGAGAAGAag TGCCTATTGGTGACTTACATCGAGGAGCGTCTGCACTCGCTGGAAGAGATGCGTGGTGCCCTCCAGACGGAGATTCAGGACAATGTGGCCCACGGAGAGGCCCTGGAGGCGCTGGTCCGTGAGCATTGTCTGCCCGTGGAGCTGGAGAGGTACAACCTGTTCATAGGAGACTTGGAGAGGGTGGTCAACCTGCTGCTGTGCCTCTCTGCCCGGCTGGCCAGGGTGCAGAACGCCCTGAGCACCGTGGACCAACACACAGATGCTGAGGAGAAG
- the shroom1 gene encoding protein Shroom1 isoform X2 produces MDSYSFHFERMSNVDLHPLSLPVSRLSPAKSNSSIADQLAHHQHGKGDSAYSSFSGGSTAPDYPSPFLPDDLQSSSFSHYADLKYVKSIYHPTQVLQSDSKTMDQLYRSVEAISKQYRNNTSTNGNHHNHNGNNSFHTNNNKALSKQEVPLGAPSQGAYPPARPPPVPARLDSFIATKNLENSRVHHQGTEFKPQQPQPQQQPRPNNRLHPQLQSSNAPKPETAKPETGKSNLNSDLVYSVWRGSQQQQPQAQQPPSYRPHLQNHDQTRALLNPEYLFITDNKAVSEQQKSTNILSRSPPRGTNQPEHLKPRQLSSSGGCNGDHHNKPSGSSGHFEGQRKRAHSANDWLGPEPARAASPWNAGQSFINSSIQHKGQFYFVTGVCKPSESGMRTHSASVCGSEAGSESSTVLETHRLREKERCHSTMDNLFKPSAVTPDESEAFTSQSKDLSPRIQDQENHRLSFISTLSSRSFDALEEIDMLQNRDIGRHTANNPIFYCGPDRNCPPHSIKQTKEVTSLINDDQPNHHKREEQVKRGKRQPLGDVASERINKETTPLLYHLTGASRAVLQPKKDAGFSIKGKETILNKAGHGDVAVNDKERPPKSDTGKNDRGEVISVACNTLDDSFKKYYKEKLKDAQSKVLRETSFKRRDLQLSLPHRIRPKPELRPAVFHTFTPSQDSETSTDTLTPSVASEETERGSIKDEVRESQEEMDKETEKENGKPPNVAQPQVARIGGRKRLTQEQKKMCYSEPEKLNQIGNAPIHSSCRSFGNESDSLFAAECEGEERVQQGEQGLVASRRKMFETRGRALSAPSTSKTNLKHLQHKALMEYMERKTGQKVAEPQQPAPQLPAPSRQRHSLGEKPFDWGPRPLSGNNEGKNTRKKLHRPHSAGRILDSSSSSIRYAQFFSAQSCSGQYAGQSNQPRWRESQGPSQVKSASVESLLDQPEPPNFFRSRSTSTPHAFQALDYEEDPLPVNTIETQSPQMNATEESSIKPAPEGQQRVRVVTQRGKSMEELGSSKLTRPSALSKSSEQLDQLWRDSPGPGGPDRDKRSVSFLAEVRGSQGQDRGRKKQNVTEQAGKEPEIVGQRNTQGQTQNQTQKTPLRQNSEPGEDATLGTRSSSRSTSPASCSSSRARVHSGSHGPVADESRSSRPPSETSSDPSSPTCVETSEREIKSTSSTPTQTKLSCENRPSSRIRTSPSTTGSEREQLVDEPSNDAPQPDSNHEVSLSCGVTTDPSLWILPPEEEIKEEVQTLPLTDSVFDDESTSPAPPVQTSEASMSPCTSVSDADISQQVEEQEKPKTEDEKLGENQEMEERGTPEGETESLERPAERPQWEELVEAVVRADQSLARVLYPLANRKTALMLMEQLLSEDTLLMEEHYKKKQEQKGATESTETGEKAESSPCPPAPDSLKPQCADSQSKADITEKKCLLVTYIEERLHSLEEMRGALQTEIQDNVAHGEALEALVREHCLPVELERYNLFIGDLERVVNLLLCLSARLARVQNALSTVDQHTDAEEKQSLDSRHRLLCKQREDAKDLKDNLDRRENLVSTFLSRQLSAEQLQDYRRFVQTKASLLIRQKDLEEKQRLGEEQLEVLSNSLNL; encoded by the exons ATGGATTCCTACAGCTTCCACTTTGAGAGAATGAGCAACGTGGACCTGCATCCTCTGAGCCTCCCTGTCAGCCGGCTCTCCCCAGCCAAGTCCAACAGCAGCATCGCCGACCAACTCGCCCACCATCAACACGGCAAAGGAGACTCTGCCTACAGCTCCTTCTCTGGTGGGTCCACCGCCCCAGATTAcccctctccctttctcccagACGACCTGCAATCCAGCTCCTTCAGCCACTATGCTGATCTTAAGTATGtaaagtccatttaccatccaACACAGGTTCTGCAGTCTGACTCAAAGACCATGGACCAGCTCTATCGCTCTGTGGAAGCTATCTCAAAGCAGTATCGCAACAATACCAGCACCAATGGCAACCACCACAACCACAATGGAAACAACAGTTTTCATactaacaacaacaaagcactCTCTAAACAAGAGGTGCCTTTGGGGGCACCATCCCAAGGTGCTTACCCTCCTGCCCGTCCTCCTCCAGTCCCAGCACGCCTGGATAGTTTCATAGCCACAAAAAACTTGGAAAACAGTAgggtgcaccatcaaggcacTGAGTTTAAACCTCAGCAGCCACAACCTCAGCAACAGCCCAGACCCAACAATCGACTCCATCCACAGCTTCAAAGTTCGAATGCCCCAAAACCTGAGACGGCTAAACCAGAAACAGGAAAATCGAACCTCAATTCTGACCTAGTGTACTCAGTTTGGAGAGGCTCTCAACAGCAACAGCCACAGGCCCAGCAGCCACCAAGCTACCGCCCCCACCTCCAGAACCATGATCAGACCAGGGCGCTGCTGAATCCAGAATACCTTTTCATCACAGATAACAAAGCTGTCTCTGAACAGCAGAAGTCAACAAACATCCTAAGCCGATCACCACCCCGAGGCACAAACCAGCCTGAGCACCTGAAACCCAGACAGCTCTCCAGCAGTGGTGGGTGTAATGGAGACCATCACAACAAGCCTAGTGGTAGCAGTGGTCATTTTGAGGGTCAGCGCAAAAGGGCTCACTCAGCTAATGATTGGCTTGGTCCAGAGCCAGCCAGAGCTGCCAGTCCCTGGAATGCTGGTCAGAGTTTTATCAACAGCAGCATCCAGCATAAGGGTCAGTTCTACTTTGTCACGGGAGTGTGTAAGCCGTCTGAATCTGGCATGCGGACACactctgcatctgtgtgtgggTCTGAGGCAGGAAGTGAGAGCTCCACTGTGTTGGAGACACATCGGctaagagaaaaagaaagatgcCACAGCACAATGGATAATTTGTTCAAACCCAGTGCTGTGACTCCAGATGAGAGTGAGGCTTTCACTTCCCAGAGCAAGGATTTGTCCCCCAGAATCCAGGATCAGGAGAATCACAGACTATCCTTCATCTCAACGCTGTCCTCTCGAAGCTTTGATGCTTTGGAGGAAATTGACATGCTGCAGAATCGAGATATTGGCCGCCACACTGCCAACAACCCTATATTCTACTGTGGACCTGATAGAAACTGCCCACCACattcaatcaaacaaacaaaggaggTCACCTCTCTGATAAACGATGACCAGCCCAACCACCacaagagagaggagcaggtgAAGAGAGGGAAACGGCAGCCCTTGGGGGATGTAGCCAGTGAGAGGATAAACAAAGAAACAACCCCACTTCTGTACCATCTCACCGGAGCCAGCAGGGCAGTGTTGCAACCTAAAAAAGATGCTGGTTTCAGTATAAAAGGCAAGGAAACAATCCTAAACAAAGCAGGTCATGGAGACGTGGCTGTTAACGATAAGGAAAGACCTCCAAAAAGTGACACAGGCAAGAACGATAGAGGTGAAGTTATCTCTGTTGCCTGTAACACCCTGGATGACTCATTTAAAAAGTACTACAAAGAGAAGCTGAAGGATGCCCAGTCGAAAGTCCTAAGGGAGACGTCATTTAAAAGGAGGGACCTGCAGCTGTCATTGCCGCACCGTATCAGACCAAAACCTGAGCTGAGACCTGCAGTGTTTCACACTTTCACCCCATCACAGGACTCTGAGACTTCCACAGATACACTCACTCCCTCTGTGGCctctgaggagacagagagggggagcaTCAAAGACGAAGTCAGGGAGAGTCAGGAGGAGATGGACAAAGAGACTGAGAAGGAAAACGGGAAACCCCCGAATGTGGCCCAGCCCCAGGTAGCACGCATAGGAGGCAGGAAGCGATTGACTCAAGAGCAGAAGAAGATGTGTTACTCTGAACCAGAGAAGCTTAACCAGATCGGCAATGCCCCCATCCACTCTTCATGCCGCTCCTTTGGCAATGAAAGTGACAGCCTGTTTGCAGCTGAATGCGAAGGAGAGGAACGCGTGCAGCAAGGAGAACAAGGACTGGTTGCATCACGGAGGAAGATGTTTGAGACAAGAGGTAGAGCCCTTTCAGCTCCTAGCACCTCAAAGACGAACCTTAAACATCTGCAACACAAGGCCCTGATGGAGTACATGGAGCGTAAGACGGGACAGAAAGTGGCTGAGCCTCAGCAGCCGGCACCGCAGTTACCAGCTCCATCCAGACAGAGGCATTCTCTGGGGGAGAAACCCTTCGACTGGGGTCCAAGGCCTCTATCAGGAAACAATGAAGGCAAAAACACCAGGAAGAAACTTCACAGACCCCACTCTGCAGGCCGCATCCTCgattcctcctccagctccatcAG GTATGCCCAGTTCTTCTCAGCTCAGTCTTGTTCAGGCCAATATGCTGGCCAGTCGAATCAACCCAGATGGAGGGAGAGCCAGGGTCCATCTCAGGTGAAATCTGCATCAGTGGAGAGCCTGTTGGACCAACCAGAACCACCTAATTTCTTCAGGAGCAGATCCACATCCACACCACATGCGTTTCAG GCACTTGACTACGAGGAGGATCCATTACCAGTTAATACTATAGAAACCCAGAG TCCCCAGATGAATGCCACTGAGGAGTCCTCAATAAAGCCGGCTCCTGAGGGCCAGCAGCGTGTCCGTGTGGTCACACAGAGGGGAAAGTCCATGGAAGAGCTTGGGTCATCAAAGTTAACAAGACCATCGGCCCTGAGTAAAAGTTCTGAGCAGCTGGATCAACTGTGGAGGGATTCTCCTGGACCAGGAGGGCCAGACAGAGACAAGAGGAGTGTTTCATTTTTGGCCGAAGTCAGGGGATCCCAGGGGCAGGACCGAGGGAGGAAGAAGCAAAATGTAACTGAGCAAGCAGGAAAAGAACCAGAGATTGTTGGTCAGAGGAACACTCAGGGACAGACGCAAAACCAAACCCAGAAAACACCTTTGAGGCAGAACTCAGAACCAGGAGAGGATGCAACATTAGGAACAAGGAGCTCAAGTAGATCCACTTCTCCggcctcctgctcctcttcgCGGGCCAGGGTTCACTCTGGATCTCACGGCCCAGTCGCAGATGAGTCCAGGTCCAGTAGACCGCCCAGTGAGACTTCATCTGACCCATCATCCCCCACATGTGTTGAGACCAGTGAGAGGGAGATCAAATCCACCTCGTCCACCCCGACACAGACAAAGCTGTCTTGTGAAAACAGGCCTAGCTCCAG AATCAGGACTTCTCCGTCCACGACTGGATCAGAGAGAGAGCAGTTGGTGGATGAACCAAGCAATGACGCCCCACAGCCTGATTCAAACCATGAAGTGTCTCTGAGCTGCGGCGTCACCACAGATCCATCGCTGTGGATTCTCCCTCCAGAGGAAGAGATCAAAGAGGAAGTCCAGACTCTGCCTCTGACAGACAGTGTTTTTGACGACGAGTCCACCAGCCCGGCCCCTCCAGTGCAGACAAGTGAAGCCTCTATGTCTCCCTGCACCTCCGTCTCTGACGCAGACATCAGTCAGCAGGTGGAGGAGCAGGAAAAGCCTAAAACGGAAGATGAGAAGTTGGGAGAAAAccaggagatggaggagaggggaacaccagagggagagacagagagcctgGAGAGGCCCGCTGAGAGACCTCAGTGGGAGGAGCTGGTAGAGGCGGTGGTCAGGGCTGACCAGTCACTGGCCAGAGTGCTGTACCCGCTGGCCAATCGTAAGACGGCGCTGatgctgatggagcagctgctgTCTGAGGACACGCTGTTGATGGAGGAGCACtacaagaagaaacaggagcagaAAGGAGCTACAGAAAG CACTGAAACGGGGGAAAAGGCTGAATCATCTCCTtgtcctcctgctcctgacAGCCTTAAACCTCAGTGTGCAGACTCCCAGAGCAAAGCTGACATCACTGAGAAGAag TGCCTATTGGTGACTTACATCGAGGAGCGTCTGCACTCGCTGGAAGAGATGCGTGGTGCCCTCCAGACGGAGATTCAGGACAATGTGGCCCACGGAGAGGCCCTGGAGGCGCTGGTCCGTGAGCATTGTCTGCCCGTGGAGCTGGAGAGGTACAACCTGTTCATAGGAGACTTGGAGAGGGTGGTCAACCTGCTGCTGTGCCTCTCTGCCCGGCTGGCCAGGGTGCAGAACGCCCTGAGCACCGTGGACCAACACACAGATGCTGAGGAGAAG